The following coding sequences lie in one Marinihelvus fidelis genomic window:
- a CDS encoding RIO1 family regulatory kinase/ATPase domain-containing protein encodes MPEFRLPKHLARWADNCMASGQNVLATSNQGTVLLFQEVGMSFVIKVAMGSGPVLRARQATLRREARAYQRMQGIRGVPKFLGMIDERYLVLEFIRGRPYREAEISEREAWFARLLEIIRAFHECGVAHGDLKSKSNLMMADDGAPVVIDFGTTVLDKPGFHPINRRLFNYACQLDLNAWVKHKYDGDYDAASGEDAALLKYGLVERWLRRRRQRQAARDEG; translated from the coding sequence ATGCCTGAATTCAGACTTCCAAAGCACCTGGCCCGCTGGGCCGACAACTGCATGGCCAGTGGCCAGAACGTCCTGGCCACCAGCAACCAGGGCACCGTGCTGCTGTTCCAGGAAGTGGGCATGTCGTTTGTCATCAAGGTGGCGATGGGTAGCGGCCCGGTGTTGCGCGCGCGCCAGGCGACACTGCGTCGCGAGGCCCGGGCCTACCAGCGCATGCAGGGCATTCGCGGGGTGCCGAAATTCCTGGGCATGATTGATGAGCGTTACCTGGTGCTGGAATTTATCCGCGGCCGGCCCTACCGAGAGGCCGAAATCAGCGAACGCGAAGCCTGGTTTGCGCGGCTGCTGGAGATTATCCGGGCGTTCCACGAGTGCGGCGTGGCCCATGGCGACCTGAAGTCGAAGTCGAACCTGATGATGGCCGACGACGGCGCGCCGGTGGTCATCGATTTCGGCACCACCGTGCTGGACAAGCCCGGGTTTCACCCCATCAACCGGCGCCTGTTCAACTATGCCTGCCAGCTGGACCTCAATGCCTGGGTCAAACACAAGTACGACGGCGACTACGATGCGGCCAGTGGCGAGGATGCCGCGCTGCTCAAATACGGCCTGGTCGAGCGCTGGCTGCGCCGGCGTCGCCAGCGCCAGGCGGCTCGCGACGAGGGCTGA
- a CDS encoding M23 family metallopeptidase, with protein sequence MRGLICLLAVMMAASTALADNQLELAGFRQYEAPRDANHRAGLDAALERGRRTAEKLRAHRGASPQAMAHSVELKWPMREAITFGHPSVQAISNYLDQDDNEGDSAIEDWNCGAPQARTYDGHNGLDIFLTPYSWYQMNQDSAIVVAAAPGVIVDKVGNQPETSCSIDNPVGDNNLVMVEHADGSFGIYAHMRTGSLTHKPIGASVEYGEYLGVVGSSGYSTGPHLHFEVGFFESNAWVPQDPYEGACNTINGDSWWENQPPYYVPAIVQIATHSAEPEQPACPGVETPHYANQFSGGDFIVFSIAYRDLLRDEPSDVTIRQPNGMVLTTTNYTYTSGDHITGALIWFSFNLPANAMSGEWSYEVEFQGDTIEHSFWVDSSPPTPSSIGAGNNRYNGLWYDPALDGEGYNIVTTAQGTAIYFYGSDERGERLWLVSELFSAPFSQGSTHTIAMLESTGGVHDQPISSGRGLSYWGELRLRFTACDAGTATLVGDDGHKDSTLVKIIGVPGSECVPEPESDRSKYSGLWYDPSLEGEGFNLVVTAAGAILYYYGFDDEGERLWMVSPPFDFSFADGASTQVDLLKATSGSYGAPVPSGQALQDWGSVTVTGDSCNAMRFELDTNEGDKTMNARRLVNVVGLGC encoded by the coding sequence ATGCGTGGACTGATTTGTTTGCTCGCGGTCATGATGGCCGCTTCGACGGCGCTCGCCGACAATCAACTGGAGCTCGCCGGTTTCCGTCAGTATGAGGCACCGCGAGACGCCAATCACCGCGCCGGGCTGGATGCCGCGCTGGAACGCGGCCGCCGGACCGCTGAAAAGCTGCGAGCCCATCGCGGCGCCTCGCCCCAGGCCATGGCCCACAGCGTCGAGCTGAAGTGGCCCATGCGCGAGGCGATCACCTTCGGCCACCCCAGCGTACAGGCCATTTCCAATTACCTGGACCAGGACGACAATGAGGGTGACAGTGCCATCGAGGACTGGAACTGCGGCGCGCCGCAGGCTCGCACTTACGACGGCCATAACGGCCTGGACATCTTCCTGACGCCGTATTCCTGGTACCAGATGAACCAGGACAGTGCCATCGTCGTGGCCGCGGCGCCCGGCGTGATCGTCGACAAGGTGGGCAACCAGCCGGAAACGTCCTGTTCCATCGACAATCCCGTTGGTGACAACAACCTGGTCATGGTTGAGCATGCCGACGGCTCGTTTGGCATTTACGCGCACATGCGGACCGGTTCGCTGACCCACAAGCCCATTGGTGCGAGCGTCGAGTACGGCGAATACCTGGGCGTGGTGGGCAGCTCCGGGTATTCCACCGGCCCGCACCTGCATTTCGAGGTGGGCTTTTTCGAAAGCAACGCCTGGGTGCCGCAGGACCCGTATGAAGGCGCCTGTAACACCATCAACGGTGACAGCTGGTGGGAAAACCAGCCGCCCTATTACGTGCCGGCCATTGTCCAGATCGCCACACATAGCGCCGAGCCGGAGCAGCCGGCCTGCCCCGGTGTCGAGACGCCGCATTATGCCAACCAGTTCAGTGGCGGTGATTTCATCGTCTTCAGCATCGCCTACCGGGACCTGCTTCGCGATGAGCCATCAGATGTCACCATCCGCCAGCCCAATGGCATGGTGCTGACCACGACCAACTACACCTACACGTCGGGCGACCACATTACCGGTGCGCTGATCTGGTTCTCGTTCAACCTGCCCGCCAACGCGATGTCGGGTGAGTGGTCCTACGAGGTGGAGTTCCAGGGCGACACGATCGAGCACAGCTTCTGGGTGGACAGCTCGCCGCCGACGCCGTCGAGCATCGGCGCGGGCAACAACCGTTACAACGGCCTGTGGTACGACCCGGCGCTGGATGGCGAGGGTTACAACATCGTCACCACGGCGCAGGGCACGGCGATCTATTTCTACGGCAGCGACGAGCGCGGCGAACGGTTGTGGCTGGTTTCCGAGTTGTTCAGCGCGCCCTTCAGTCAGGGCTCGACGCACACCATCGCCATGCTGGAGTCGACCGGAGGTGTCCACGACCAGCCCATATCGAGTGGTCGCGGGCTCAGTTACTGGGGCGAGTTGCGGCTGCGTTTCACGGCCTGCGATGCCGGCACGGCCACGCTCGTGGGTGATGACGGCCACAAGGATTCCACGCTGGTGAAAATTATCGGCGTGCCCGGCAGCGAGTGTGTGCCGGAGCCGGAAAGTGACCGGTCGAAGTATTCGGGGCTGTGGTACGACCCGTCCCTGGAAGGTGAAGGCTTCAACCTGGTGGTGACCGCGGCCGGGGCGATCCTGTACTACTACGGCTTCGATGACGAAGGCGAGCGGCTGTGGATGGTCAGTCCGCCGTTCGACTTTTCCTTTGCCGACGGCGCCAGCACGCAGGTCGACCTGTTGAAGGCGACATCGGGTTCCTACGGCGCGCCGGTGCCCAGTGGGCAGGCCCTGCAGGACTGGGGCAGCGTCACCGTCACCGGCGACAGCTGTAACGCCATGCGATTCGAACTGGATACCAACGAAGGCGACAAGACCATGAACGCCCGGCGCCTGGTCAACGTGGTCGGGCTGGGCTGCTAG
- a CDS encoding amidohydrolase family protein: protein MSPFKTTLAAVLTLSALAATNTYADAIMIRNATVYTMTDDGVLENTDLFVSGNEIRKIGRNLDVPADIRVFDAGGRPLTPGLWGGAGAVGIVEVSAVEESSDASDATLEMRPEFDVTPAYNPNSSLVPVARTEGHTFTLLGAGGGGSIINGQGRVVALDGGYSSFHGGRVLFISLGGHAAEKAGGSRAGQWMQLNQAFAESGLKASDDGDGVLTRAGRTALASSVKNGIVVFGVNRASDILQTLAFAEHHGITAVIDGGAEAWMVADELAAAGVPVMLDPLQNLPSSFDAMGSRLDNAALLHEAGVTVIVDGAGSHNARKLRQMAGNAAANGLDHEAAVAAITVNPARVFGVDDAFGTIEEGKRADLVLWTGDPLEVTTVAERVIVNGKLDSMKSRQTELRDRYLVEDPTMPRAYIR, encoded by the coding sequence ATGAGCCCGTTCAAGACCACGCTGGCCGCCGTGCTGACCCTATCCGCGCTGGCGGCCACCAACACCTACGCCGACGCGATCATGATCCGCAACGCCACGGTCTACACCATGACCGACGACGGCGTGCTGGAAAACACCGACTTGTTTGTCTCCGGCAACGAGATCCGCAAGATCGGCCGCAACCTGGACGTCCCCGCCGACATCCGCGTCTTCGACGCCGGTGGCCGGCCGCTGACGCCGGGCCTGTGGGGCGGTGCCGGCGCCGTGGGTATTGTCGAGGTATCGGCCGTGGAGGAATCTTCCGACGCTTCCGACGCCACGCTGGAAATGCGCCCCGAGTTTGACGTCACCCCCGCGTACAACCCCAACTCCTCGCTCGTGCCGGTAGCACGCACCGAGGGCCACACCTTCACCCTGCTGGGTGCCGGTGGTGGCGGCAGCATCATCAACGGCCAGGGCCGGGTGGTCGCGCTGGATGGTGGCTACAGCAGCTTTCATGGCGGCCGCGTGCTGTTCATCAGCCTGGGCGGCCATGCCGCCGAAAAAGCCGGTGGCTCACGCGCGGGCCAGTGGATGCAGCTGAACCAGGCCTTCGCCGAATCCGGCCTGAAAGCCAGTGATGACGGCGACGGCGTGCTCACCCGCGCCGGTCGCACGGCGTTGGCCAGCTCGGTGAAGAACGGCATTGTCGTCTTCGGCGTCAACCGCGCCAGCGACATTCTGCAGACCCTGGCGTTTGCCGAGCATCACGGCATCACTGCCGTCATCGACGGCGGCGCCGAGGCCTGGATGGTCGCCGACGAACTGGCCGCCGCCGGCGTGCCGGTGATGCTGGATCCGCTGCAGAACCTGCCGTCCAGCTTCGACGCCATGGGCTCGCGCCTGGACAACGCCGCGCTGCTGCACGAAGCCGGTGTGACCGTCATCGTCGACGGCGCCGGCAGCCACAACGCCCGCAAGCTGCGCCAGATGGCCGGCAATGCCGCGGCCAACGGCCTCGACCACGAAGCCGCCGTGGCGGCCATCACGGTCAACCCGGCCCGGGTATTCGGCGTGGACGACGCCTTCGGCACCATCGAGGAAGGCAAGCGCGCCGACCTGGTGCTCTGGACCGGCGACCCACTGGAAGTCACCACCGTCGCCGAGCGCGTCATCGTCAACGGCAAGCTGGACTCGATGAAGTCCCGCCAGACCGAACTGCGCGACCGCTACCTGGTAGAAGACCCAACCATGCCCCGCGCCTACATCCGGTGA
- a CDS encoding alpha/beta fold hydrolase gives MPVDHRAESANAYRPPENLYPFESHWLDLDGGRLHYLDEGPRDAPVVLMVHGNPTWSFYYRNLVKALRGRYRCIVPDHMGCGLSDKPDDEHYPYQLERRIDDIDALMKHLGLAGQPLTLVVHDWGGMIGFGWATRAGAELRQCVVLNTAAFPMPESKRFPLALWFAGRTSLGAFAVRAFNAFSGGAARIGFKQPVSKEVRAGYVGPYDSWDNRIATVRFVQDIPLKPGDRGYDIVERTEQDLSRYRQTPAMIAWGLRDFVFDHHFLARWEQILPQAEVERHEDYGHYVLEDGGEALVERITQFIERHEPGADAATVAGT, from the coding sequence ATGCCCGTCGACCACCGCGCCGAAAGCGCCAACGCGTACCGGCCACCCGAAAACCTCTACCCGTTCGAGTCCCACTGGCTGGACCTGGACGGCGGTCGCCTGCATTACCTGGACGAGGGCCCGCGCGACGCCCCCGTCGTGCTGATGGTTCACGGCAACCCGACCTGGTCGTTCTACTACCGCAACCTGGTGAAGGCGCTGCGCGGGCGCTACCGCTGCATCGTGCCCGATCACATGGGTTGCGGCCTGTCGGACAAGCCCGACGACGAGCACTACCCGTACCAGCTGGAACGGCGCATCGACGACATCGACGCGCTGATGAAGCACCTGGGGCTGGCCGGCCAGCCGCTGACCCTGGTGGTCCATGACTGGGGCGGCATGATCGGTTTTGGCTGGGCTACCCGCGCCGGCGCCGAACTGCGCCAGTGCGTGGTGCTGAACACGGCCGCGTTCCCGATGCCGGAAAGCAAGCGCTTTCCGCTGGCGCTGTGGTTCGCCGGGCGCACGTCGCTGGGCGCCTTCGCGGTGCGCGCCTTCAACGCGTTTTCCGGCGGCGCGGCGCGTATCGGCTTCAAGCAGCCCGTCAGCAAAGAAGTCCGCGCCGGCTATGTCGGCCCCTACGATTCATGGGACAACCGCATCGCCACGGTGCGATTCGTCCAGGACATCCCGCTCAAGCCCGGTGACCGCGGCTACGACATTGTCGAGCGCACCGAGCAGGACCTGTCGCGCTACCGCCAGACCCCGGCGATGATTGCCTGGGGCCTGCGAGATTTCGTATTCGACCACCATTTCCTCGCCCGCTGGGAGCAGATCCTGCCGCAGGCCGAGGTCGAGCGCCACGAGGACTACGGGCACTACGTGCTCGAGGACGGCGGCGAAGCGCTGGTGGAGCGCATCACCCAATTCATCGAACGTCATGAGCCAGGCGCCGACGCCGCCACCGTGGCCGGCACCTGA
- a CDS encoding amidohydrolase encodes MKHIKLLIAGLGLASAGVQAAEEAFPSTYEPLPSQPTLITNATILTGTGERLENASILLDGGTIAWVGSGDAPANAVTIDAEGGYVTPGIIDVHSHLGVYPSPGVSSHADGNEMTNPATPNVWAEHSIWPQDPGFSRALAAGVTSLQILPGSGNLIGGRGVTVKNVYSTSYQGMKFPGAPHGMKMACGENPKRVYGQKGRQPMTRMGNVASYREEWISAQAYLESWTEYERKVADGDEDAKAPKRDLKLETLAGALKGDILVNMHCYRADEMLTILDLAKEFGYKVTTFHHGVEAYKIADELAEAGVCGALWADWWGFKMEAYDGIQENIALVDRPEGSCAIVHSDSSEGIQRLNQEAAKAMAHGRRAGLEISEEHAISWLTSNAANSLGVGERTGTLEAGKMADVVVWNGTPFSVYAKAEKVFIDGALLYDRENPALQPVSDFELGQLQEVR; translated from the coding sequence GTGAAACACATCAAACTCCTGATTGCCGGGCTTGGCCTGGCCTCGGCTGGGGTACAGGCCGCGGAAGAAGCTTTTCCTTCGACCTACGAGCCCCTGCCTTCCCAGCCCACCCTCATCACCAATGCCACCATCCTGACCGGCACGGGCGAGCGCCTTGAGAACGCGTCGATCCTGCTGGACGGCGGCACCATTGCCTGGGTCGGCAGCGGCGACGCGCCGGCGAATGCGGTGACCATCGATGCCGAGGGCGGCTACGTCACGCCGGGCATTATCGACGTGCACTCGCACCTGGGCGTCTACCCCAGCCCCGGTGTCTCATCCCATGCCGACGGCAACGAGATGACCAACCCGGCCACACCCAATGTCTGGGCCGAGCACAGCATCTGGCCGCAGGACCCCGGTTTCTCGCGCGCGCTGGCGGCCGGCGTGACGTCACTGCAGATCCTGCCGGGCTCCGGCAACCTGATCGGCGGCCGTGGCGTGACGGTGAAGAACGTCTACAGCACGTCCTACCAGGGCATGAAATTCCCGGGCGCGCCGCACGGCATGAAGATGGCCTGCGGCGAGAACCCCAAGCGCGTCTATGGCCAGAAAGGCCGCCAGCCCATGACCCGCATGGGTAACGTGGCCTCCTACCGCGAAGAGTGGATTTCCGCGCAGGCCTACCTGGAAAGCTGGACCGAGTACGAGCGCAAAGTGGCCGACGGTGACGAAGACGCCAAGGCGCCGAAGCGCGACCTGAAGCTGGAGACCCTGGCCGGCGCCCTGAAGGGCGACATCCTGGTCAACATGCACTGCTACCGCGCCGACGAGATGCTGACCATCCTGGACCTGGCCAAAGAGTTTGGCTACAAGGTCACCACCTTCCACCACGGCGTCGAGGCCTACAAGATCGCCGACGAGCTGGCCGAGGCCGGTGTCTGCGGCGCGCTCTGGGCCGACTGGTGGGGCTTCAAGATGGAGGCCTACGACGGCATCCAGGAAAACATCGCCCTGGTCGACCGCCCGGAAGGCAGCTGTGCCATCGTCCACTCGGATTCTTCCGAGGGCATCCAGCGCCTGAACCAGGAAGCCGCCAAGGCCATGGCCCACGGCCGCCGTGCCGGGCTGGAGATTTCCGAGGAGCATGCCATCAGCTGGCTGACCTCCAACGCCGCCAACTCGCTGGGCGTCGGTGAGCGCACCGGCACGCTGGAAGCGGGCAAGATGGCCGACGTGGTGGTCTGGAACGGCACCCCGTTCAGCGTCTACGCCAAGGCCGAGAAAGTCTTTATCGACGGCGCATTGCTCTATGACCGCGAGAACCCGGCGCTACAGCCGGTCTCCGACTTCGAACTCGGCCAGCTGCAGGAGGTGCGCTAA
- a CDS encoding fatty acid CoA ligase family protein, whose amino-acid sequence MSQAPTPPPWPAPEPCNVAAALTRQARERPDAAAIHFPVGRRGNDVRYQSFSYAELDRESDAVARGLLAMGIRPGERAALMVPPGREFFVLFFALFKAGIVPVLIDPGIGPKHLKQCLGEAAPDAFIGITRAQLASVLLRWSPATIRHRVTVGPRLGWGGQSLARVAAMGRDAGDTPALCTTGPDDLAAILFTSGSTGPPKGVIYRHRQFHYQVEMLRDRFDIQPGEVDLATFPPFALFDPALGMTTVVPYMDPTRPARADPALLLDAIRRFGVTNVFGSPALLRNLGLHLEQNDETLDGVRRVLSAGAAVPTETVRRVAARLPDGARVHTPYGATECLPVASIDSAGLDDDVIAAAANGEGICVGTPVAPNLVFVMAVTDEAVPRLEPEHLLETDQVGEIIVHGPTATPGYWHRDSATERAVTVDGKGRAWHRMGDIGRIDEQGRIWFMGRKSQRVRAAGGDLYTDQLEAIFNTHPEVARTALVGVGASGEQRPVLCVEPRQPGRVKDEAFAGELRQALLDIASERDSTRAIATVLFHPGFPVDIRHNSKIGRETLATWAAGQLGGGSGS is encoded by the coding sequence ATGAGCCAGGCGCCGACGCCGCCACCGTGGCCGGCACCTGAGCCCTGCAACGTCGCGGCGGCGCTGACCCGGCAGGCCCGGGAGCGCCCCGATGCGGCGGCCATCCACTTCCCGGTGGGTCGCCGCGGCAACGACGTCCGCTACCAGTCCTTCAGCTACGCGGAACTCGATCGGGAGAGTGACGCCGTCGCCCGCGGCCTGTTGGCCATGGGTATCCGGCCCGGCGAGCGCGCCGCGCTGATGGTGCCGCCGGGGCGCGAGTTCTTCGTACTGTTTTTCGCCCTGTTCAAGGCCGGCATCGTGCCGGTGCTCATCGACCCGGGCATCGGTCCGAAACACCTGAAGCAATGCCTGGGCGAGGCCGCACCGGACGCCTTTATCGGCATCACCCGCGCGCAACTGGCCAGCGTACTGCTGCGCTGGTCGCCGGCCACCATCCGCCACCGCGTGACCGTGGGCCCGCGGCTGGGATGGGGCGGCCAGTCACTGGCGCGCGTGGCCGCCATGGGGCGTGACGCCGGCGACACGCCCGCCCTTTGCACCACCGGCCCGGATGACCTGGCCGCGATCCTGTTTACCTCCGGCAGCACCGGCCCGCCCAAGGGCGTGATTTACCGGCACCGCCAGTTCCACTACCAGGTGGAGATGCTGCGTGACCGCTTCGATATCCAGCCCGGTGAAGTGGACCTGGCCACGTTTCCGCCCTTCGCGCTGTTCGACCCCGCGCTGGGCATGACAACCGTGGTGCCGTACATGGACCCGACCCGGCCGGCCAGGGCCGACCCGGCGCTGTTGCTGGATGCCATCCGCCGCTTTGGCGTGACCAACGTGTTCGGTTCACCGGCGCTGCTGCGCAACCTGGGCCTGCACCTGGAGCAGAACGACGAGACACTCGATGGCGTCCGCCGCGTGCTGTCCGCTGGCGCCGCGGTGCCCACTGAAACCGTGCGACGCGTCGCCGCCCGCCTGCCGGACGGCGCCCGCGTGCACACGCCCTACGGCGCCACCGAGTGCCTGCCCGTGGCCAGCATCGACAGCGCCGGCCTGGATGACGATGTCATCGCCGCCGCCGCGAATGGCGAAGGCATTTGCGTCGGCACGCCCGTTGCGCCCAACCTTGTCTTCGTCATGGCCGTCACTGACGAGGCCGTACCACGGCTGGAGCCGGAGCACCTGCTGGAGACCGACCAGGTGGGTGAGATCATTGTTCACGGCCCCACCGCCACGCCGGGTTACTGGCACCGCGACAGCGCCACCGAGCGCGCCGTCACGGTGGATGGCAAGGGCCGGGCCTGGCATCGCATGGGCGACATCGGCCGTATCGACGAACAGGGGCGGATCTGGTTCATGGGGCGCAAGTCACAGCGTGTGCGCGCGGCCGGTGGCGACCTCTACACCGACCAGCTCGAGGCGATCTTCAACACTCACCCGGAAGTGGCCCGCACCGCCCTGGTTGGCGTCGGCGCGAGCGGTGAACAACGCCCGGTGCTGTGCGTGGAACCCCGGCAGCCGGGCCGCGTGAAGGACGAAGCGTTCGCTGGTGAACTGCGCCAGGCCCTGCTGGACATCGCGTCTGAACGCGACTCGACCCGCGCCATCGCCACGGTGCTGTTCCACCCCGGCTTTCCCGTGGATATCCGTCACAACTCGAAGATTGGCCGCGAGACGCTGGCCACCTGGGCCGCCGGCCAGCTTGGTGGCGGGAGCGGGTCATGA
- a CDS encoding NAD-dependent epimerase/dehydratase family protein, with protein MKVLVTGGGGFVGGAVCRMLLARGDQVVAFQRGEPTALMALGATAYRGDIADTDAVRQAARGCDAVVHTAARAGAWGPRADYVAANITGTDNVIAACREHGIGRLVFTSSPSVVHEGGDIENGDESLPYPARFHAAYPETKAASEQAVLAANDDALWTAALRPHLVWGPGDNHLLPRLVERAQQGPLRLPAPQKLIDTVYIDNAAMAHLQALDALESNPRCRGRAYFVTNAEPLPTGEIITRLLAAVGQSVDIRPISPKVAYAAGLACEVAWTLTGRDSEPPVTRWAAEQLSTAHWFDPAGAERDLGYRPAISIAEGLERLAASAAVSNP; from the coding sequence ATGAAGGTCCTGGTCACCGGTGGCGGCGGTTTCGTCGGCGGCGCGGTCTGCCGCATGCTTCTGGCGCGTGGTGACCAGGTCGTCGCGTTCCAGCGCGGCGAACCCACGGCACTGATGGCGCTGGGCGCCACGGCATACCGCGGTGATATCGCCGACACGGACGCCGTGCGCCAGGCCGCACGTGGCTGCGATGCCGTGGTCCACACCGCCGCCCGCGCCGGTGCCTGGGGGCCGCGCGCGGACTACGTGGCGGCCAACATCACCGGTACCGACAATGTCATCGCCGCCTGCCGTGAACATGGGATCGGCCGGCTGGTATTTACGTCCTCGCCGAGTGTCGTCCACGAAGGCGGCGATATCGAAAACGGCGACGAGTCGCTGCCCTACCCCGCGCGCTTCCATGCCGCCTACCCGGAAACCAAGGCCGCATCGGAGCAGGCCGTGCTGGCCGCCAATGACGATGCGCTCTGGACCGCCGCACTGCGGCCGCACCTGGTCTGGGGGCCGGGTGACAATCACCTGCTGCCGCGACTGGTCGAGCGCGCGCAACAGGGCCCGCTCCGGCTGCCGGCGCCGCAGAAGCTGATCGACACGGTGTACATCGACAACGCCGCCATGGCGCACCTGCAAGCGCTGGACGCGCTGGAGTCGAACCCGCGCTGCCGCGGGCGGGCCTATTTCGTTACCAACGCGGAACCGCTGCCGACCGGCGAGATCATCACCCGCCTGCTCGCCGCCGTCGGCCAGTCCGTCGACATCCGGCCGATCTCGCCGAAGGTGGCCTACGCGGCCGGCCTGGCCTGTGAGGTCGCCTGGACACTGACCGGCCGCGACAGCGAGCCGCCCGTGACCCGCTGGGCCGCGGAGCAGTTGTCCACGGCGCACTGGTTCGACCCCGCCGGCGCCGAGCGCGACCTGGGGTACCGCCCGGCCATCAGCATTGCCGAGGGCCTGGAACGGCTGGCGGCATCGGCCGCCGTAAGCAATCCCTAG
- a CDS encoding 3-oxoacyl-ACP synthase III, producing MLFENVAVHSLAAVEAPNCLTSDEISDRLAPTMDRLGIRKNLLEELSGIGERRVWDEGTQPSDAATLAAEKVLDESGVDRKDIGIIINTSVSRDFLEPSTACIVHGNLGLAAECVNFDVGNACLAFLNGMDIAARMIERGEIGYALIVNGETSGPITESTISRLLQPEITEMEFRSEFASLTLGSGAAAMVMSRADLAPEGHTYRGSITRAATEFSHLCRGNMDKMVTDTKTLLTEGLKLATGTFGVARKAMGWVAEELDQFIIHQISKVHTEAIVQLLGLDPTRVQRIYPNFGNIGPASVPIALAKAVELGRVKRGDRIALLGIGSGLNCSMAEVVW from the coding sequence AAACGTTGCCGTTCACTCACTTGCCGCCGTTGAGGCCCCTAACTGCCTGACTTCGGACGAAATTTCCGATCGCCTGGCGCCCACAATGGATCGCCTTGGCATCCGCAAGAACCTGCTCGAAGAGCTGTCCGGTATTGGTGAACGCCGCGTCTGGGACGAAGGCACGCAGCCCTCTGACGCCGCCACCCTGGCCGCCGAAAAGGTGCTGGACGAGTCCGGCGTCGACCGCAAGGACATCGGCATCATCATCAATACCTCGGTCAGCCGCGATTTCCTCGAGCCGTCCACGGCCTGCATCGTGCACGGCAACCTGGGCCTGGCCGCGGAATGCGTGAACTTCGATGTCGGCAACGCCTGCCTGGCGTTCCTGAACGGCATGGACATCGCCGCACGCATGATCGAACGCGGTGAGATCGGCTACGCGCTGATCGTCAATGGCGAGACCAGCGGCCCGATCACCGAGTCGACCATTTCCCGCCTGCTGCAGCCGGAAATCACCGAGATGGAATTTCGCTCCGAGTTCGCGTCGCTGACGCTGGGATCCGGCGCCGCCGCCATGGTCATGTCGCGCGCCGACCTGGCCCCGGAAGGTCACACCTACCGCGGCAGCATCACCCGCGCGGCCACCGAGTTCAGCCACCTGTGCCGTGGCAACATGGACAAGATGGTCACCGACACCAAGACCCTGCTCACCGAGGGCCTGAAGTTGGCCACCGGGACCTTCGGCGTGGCCCGCAAGGCCATGGGCTGGGTGGCGGAAGAGCTGGACCAGTTCATCATTCACCAGATCAGCAAGGTGCACACCGAGGCCATCGTGCAACTGCTGGGCCTGGACCCGACGCGGGTACAGCGCATCTACCCGAATTTCGGCAACATCGGCCCCGCCTCGGTGCCCATCGCGCTGGCCAAGGCCGTCGAGCTGGGCCGCGTCAAGCGTGGCGACCGGATCGCCCTGTTGGGCATCGGCTCCGGCCTGAACTGCTCGATGGCAGAAGTGGTCTGGTAA